CAGCGAGAACGGCACGGGCACGCCAAGATAGCCGAAGAACAGGAAGCAGGACGACATCAACACCAGGACGACGGGTGCGCTCACGGCTGCACCCTCGTCTCACTGGCTGCGGGAGGCGCGGGATCCTCGTCCAGCGGTTCGGGATGATCAAAACCGTTGCGCAGGCCGTTGACGAGCTGCTCGACGGTGAACAGGCCGATCAGGACGCCCGACACCGGAATGATGGCATAGAGCGAGGCGATCGGCGTGCCCGACGGCAGGCGAAAACTGCCGAAGCCGCGAAGATAGTTGAGATAGCCGTACCAGATCAGGCAGGCGGCAACGCCGAGCACGACAATGCGGATGATGACCTCGACGATCAGCCGCGGCGTGCCGTGCATCGCCTCGGAGATCGCTGTGAGATAGAGATGGTCGTTGCGCCGCGTCGCGGCCGCCGTGCCAATGAAGATCGCGTAGATGAACAGCGTCGAGGTGACCTCCTGGAGCCACAGCCAGGGATGACCGATGGTGCGGGTGACGATGTCGGCGGTCACCGACAGCGAGAAGCCGAAGCACAGCACGCCGCAAAGCATCATCAGCGCAAGCTCGAGCCAGTCGAAGATACGCCACTTCAGGTGACGCTGCCGCGTCAGGACGAGCTTGTCGGCGATGGCCATCAACGTCCCCGTCGTCCCGGCGAATGCCGGGACCCATAACCCCAGCTCCGCGTTGTTGAAAGAAGCAGACAGCCATCGTGCCACAAGCTGCGTCGCGGAGTATGGGTCCCGGCCTTCGCCGGGACGACTCGTGGAGGCAGTGGCATCTGCGGCCTAGTTGATCGACCGGATCAGGTTCTTGATCTTCTCGGCGTGCCGGCCGAGATCCTTGGCGAGCTTGTCGAGATAGGGATCGGCGAACGCGGTAAAGCTCTTCTTGTCGACGTTGTCGACGATCTTGACGCCCATCTTCTTCAGCTTCTCGGCCGCGCTGCGCTCGAGTTCGAACGCTTTCTGCGGCTCCTTCGAGCTGATCTCGTTGGCCGCGGTCTGCACCCACTGCTTCTGCTCGGCCGTAAGACTCTGCCAGAGCTTGTCGGAGACGAACACCAGCGCGTTGTTGGCCTCGTGCTCGGTGATGTTGAGCACCGGTGCCACCTCGTAGTGCTTGTTGACGAGATAGACGTTGATGCTGTTCTCAGCGACGTCGACCACGCCGGTCTGCAGCGAGGTGTAGACGCTGCCGAAGGGCATGTGCACCGTCTGGGCGCCATAGGCCGGGAACATGGTGTCCTCTGTCGCAGTCGCCTGCACGCGGACCTTCAGCCCCTTGATGTCACCGACATTGTGGATCTCCCGCTTGGAGTACATGTGGCGCACGCCCTGCGAGCCCGTCGCGATCAGGTGCAGGCCCTGCGTGGTCTCGTCGATCAACGTCTTGAGCGCTTCGAACACTTTTGGATCGGCCAATCCCTTGATCACGTGATTTTCGTCGCGGAACAGGAAGTGCAGCGACATCACGCCGGCCTGCGGCGAGATCGTGGCGGTGTTGGCGGAGGAGATAATCGCGAATTCAATGTCGCCCGACTTCACGAGCTGGAGCACCTGCGGCTCCTGGCCGAGCTGCGCGCCGGGATATTGGTCAATGATCATGGTGCCCTTGCTCAATTCCTTGAGCTTGTCCGCAAAGAGATCACCGGCGATCGAATAGCCGGTGTTGCGCGGCTGGTCATAGGCGAAGCGATAATGCTTCACCTCCTGTGCCGATGCGCCCGTGACGAACAGGATCACAGCCGTTGCCGCCAGCCCAAGCATGGATCGTGCAATCATCGTCTCCCCCTGTTTTATGGTTCGCCGCTTTTGCGGCTGAACAGTTTTGCGGGTGGTCGCTCACCCCTTCTCGGTCTTTGGTCCAGTCCTCTGCATGAAATCGAAGTCGCAGCCCTCGTCGGCCTGCAAGATGGTCTCGTTGAACAGCCAGGCATAGCCACGCCTGCTTTCGTCCGGCGCGGCCGCCGGCTTCAACGCCGCCCGCCGCCGCGCGAACTCCGTATCGTCAACCAGAAGCTCGATGCTGCGCCTGGCAACGTCCAGCCGGATCATGTCGCCGTTCTTCACCAGCGCCAGGGGACCGCCGACCGCGGATTCCGGCGTGATGTGCAGGACGATGGTGCCGAACGCCGTGCCGCTCATGCGCGCGTCCGAGATGCGCACCATGTCCTTGGTGCCGCCACGCGCGAGCTTCTTCGGGATTGGCAAGTAACCTGCCTCGGGCATGCCGGGCGCGCCCTTCGGACCCGCATTGCGCAGCACCAGCACGTCATCGGCGGTCACGTCGAGATCGGGATCGTCGACCCGCAAGGTCATGTCCGCGACGGATTCGAACACCACCGCGCGCCCGGTGTGCTGCAATAGCTTGGGGCTCGCGGCGGATTGCTTGATGACGGCACCGCGCGGCGCGAGATTGCCGTGCAGGACGGCGAGCCCGCCCTCGGGCTTGATCGGATTGTCGCGCGGCCGGATCGCGTCCTGTCCCGGCACTTCCTCCGCGTTGGCGACGACATCGTGCAGCGACTGCCCCGAGATCGTCTTGGCGTCGAGATCGATGAGATCGCCGAGCTGCGCCAGCAGCTTCGGCACGCCGCCGGCGTGATGGAAATGCTCCATATAGTGCTCGCCGGACGGTTTGAGGTCGACCAGCACCGGCACCTCGCGGCCGAGCTTGTCGAAGGCGTCGAGATCGAGCCGGTGCGGCGAGCGGTGCGCCATCGCCGTTAGATGGATCAGGCCGTTGGTCGAGCCGCCGATCGCCTGGAGCACGACCTGCGCATTCTTGAAGGACGCCGGCGTCAGCAATTCGCTCGGCTTCGGTCCCTTGGTCTTGGCCATCTCGGCGGCGACCTTGCCGCTCGCTTCCGCCAGGCGAAAGCGCTCGGCATGCGGCGCCGGGATCGTCGCGCTCATCGGCAGCGAGAGGCCCATGGCTTCGATCATGCAGGCCATGGTCGAGGCCGTGCCCATCACCATGCAGGTGCCGACCGATGGCGCGAGCCGGCCGTTGACCGCCTCGATCTCGGCATCGTCGATGTCGCCGGCGCGATACTTCGCCCACAGCCGCCGGCAGTCCGTACAGGCGCCCAGCACCTCGCCCTTGTGATGGCCGACAACCATCGGCCCCACGGGAATGACCACCGTCGGCAGGTCGGCGCTGATCGCGGCCATCACCTGCGCAGGCAGCGTCTTGTCGCAGCCGCCGATCACGATCACCGCATCCATCGGCTGGGCGCGGATCATCTCCTCGGTGTCCATCGCCATGAGGTTGCGGAGATACATCGAGGTTGGATGCGCAAAGCTCTCGGCGATCGAGATGGTCGGGAACACGAACGGCATCGCGCCCGACAGCATCACGCCGCGCTTGGCCGCCTCGATAATCTGCGGCACGTTGCCGTGGCAGGGATTGTAGTCGCTGTAGGTGTTGGTGATGCCGACGATCGGGCGCTCAAGCGCGTCGTCGGAATAGCCCATGGCCTTGATGAAGGCCTTGCGCAGGAACAGCGAGAAGCCGGCATCGCCATAGCTCGTCAGCCCCTTGCGCAAGCCACTCGTCATGATGCCACTCCATTCGCCTCGGCATTGTCGTACAGGCTGCCCCCTGATTGTCAATAACAGAGGCCGCTATTAGACCTTTTTCCAACCCAAACTCCGCCGAGCACGGCAGATTATTGACAATCCACTCCCTCCCTGCTCCACAGGAGCGACCGAACCACGGGCCCGGCCCGGGAGGCCAAGGGGATGACGGAGATTTTGAGCGCGAGCCCGGCGGCACTTCGGCGCGAGGACCCCGACGACGTGGTCGCGCGGCTCGAGGAGGACATCATCTTCGGCCGCTTCGCACCGGCCGCGCGCCTGACCGAGGACGCGCTGATGTCGCGCTACGGCACCTCGCGGCATTTCGTCCGCCAGGCTCTTGTGGAGGCCGAGCGGCGCGGCATCGTCCGGCGCGAGAAGAATATCGGCGCTACCGTTCGCTTCTATTCGGCCGAGGAAGTCCGGCAGATCTACGAGGTGCGGGAGATGCTGACGCGGCAGGCCGCGCTGATGATCCCCCTGCCCGCGCCGCAAGCCCTGGTCGAGGAGCTGACCGAGCTACAGCGGCACTATTGCGCGAAGGCCGAGGCGCAGGACCTGCGCGGCATCCACGAAGCGAACGACGCCTTCCACGTCGCGCTGTTCTCGGCCTGCGGCAATCCCTATCTGGTGCGCTCGCTGCAGGACTACATGAACCTGACGCTGCCGATGCGCGCGAAGAACCTCGCCGACCGCGACGGGCTGGCGCTGTCACGACGCCAGCACGAGCTGATGATCGAATTGCTGAAGGGCAGGGATAGCTGGGCCCTGGCGCAGCTCTGCGTCGATCACATGCAATTCAGCAAGTCGGATTATCTCGCCCGCATCGCGGACGATGAAACTGAACGCCAAGGTGCGCCCCCTTAAATAAGCTGGATGTCAGTGCCCGGTATGCATGGAATGTAGGGATAGGACCAACCGCAGCTTGAACCGACGCATGCCGAGACGAGCTTTAAAACTGTTTGTCAAGCCATCGAAATAACGCAGAGCCAGAAATAA
This region of Bradyrhizobium sp. CCGUVB1N3 genomic DNA includes:
- a CDS encoding TRAP transporter small permease, whose translation is MAIADKLVLTRQRHLKWRIFDWLELALMMLCGVLCFGFSLSVTADIVTRTIGHPWLWLQEVTSTLFIYAIFIGTAAATRRNDHLYLTAISEAMHGTPRLIVEVIIRIVVLGVAACLIWYGYLNYLRGFGSFRLPSGTPIASLYAIIPVSGVLIGLFTVEQLVNGLRNGFDHPEPLDEDPAPPAASETRVQP
- a CDS encoding TRAP transporter substrate-binding protein; its protein translation is MIARSMLGLAATAVILFVTGASAQEVKHYRFAYDQPRNTGYSIAGDLFADKLKELSKGTMIIDQYPGAQLGQEPQVLQLVKSGDIEFAIISSANTATISPQAGVMSLHFLFRDENHVIKGLADPKVFEALKTLIDETTQGLHLIATGSQGVRHMYSKREIHNVGDIKGLKVRVQATATEDTMFPAYGAQTVHMPFGSVYTSLQTGVVDVAENSINVYLVNKHYEVAPVLNITEHEANNALVFVSDKLWQSLTAEQKQWVQTAANEISSKEPQKAFELERSAAEKLKKMGVKIVDNVDKKSFTAFADPYLDKLAKDLGRHAEKIKNLIRSIN
- a CDS encoding GntR family transcriptional regulator, whose amino-acid sequence is MTEILSASPAALRREDPDDVVARLEEDIIFGRFAPAARLTEDALMSRYGTSRHFVRQALVEAERRGIVRREKNIGATVRFYSAEEVRQIYEVREMLTRQAALMIPLPAPQALVEELTELQRHYCAKAEAQDLRGIHEANDAFHVALFSACGNPYLVRSLQDYMNLTLPMRAKNLADRDGLALSRRQHELMIELLKGRDSWALAQLCVDHMQFSKSDYLARIADDETERQGAPP
- a CDS encoding IlvD/Edd family dehydratase, which produces MTSGLRKGLTSYGDAGFSLFLRKAFIKAMGYSDDALERPIVGITNTYSDYNPCHGNVPQIIEAAKRGVMLSGAMPFVFPTISIAESFAHPTSMYLRNLMAMDTEEMIRAQPMDAVIVIGGCDKTLPAQVMAAISADLPTVVIPVGPMVVGHHKGEVLGACTDCRRLWAKYRAGDIDDAEIEAVNGRLAPSVGTCMVMGTASTMACMIEAMGLSLPMSATIPAPHAERFRLAEASGKVAAEMAKTKGPKPSELLTPASFKNAQVVLQAIGGSTNGLIHLTAMAHRSPHRLDLDAFDKLGREVPVLVDLKPSGEHYMEHFHHAGGVPKLLAQLGDLIDLDAKTISGQSLHDVVANAEEVPGQDAIRPRDNPIKPEGGLAVLHGNLAPRGAVIKQSAASPKLLQHTGRAVVFESVADMTLRVDDPDLDVTADDVLVLRNAGPKGAPGMPEAGYLPIPKKLARGGTKDMVRISDARMSGTAFGTIVLHITPESAVGGPLALVKNGDMIRLDVARRSIELLVDDTEFARRRAALKPAAAPDESRRGYAWLFNETILQADEGCDFDFMQRTGPKTEKG